The following coding sequences are from one Nonlabens arenilitoris window:
- a CDS encoding toxin-antitoxin system YwqK family antitoxin translates to MKKFLFMCALFVGVFAMAQETKPQFEKQNDGTIKATYFYSNGAVSQVGTFNQDNERHGEWISYNLEGQKSAQAEYQNGEKAGKWFFWNDEKLTEVDYSNNAIVSVNTWVNKNPVATNRP, encoded by the coding sequence ATGAAGAAATTTCTTTTTATGTGTGCACTTTTTGTAGGAGTATTTGCAATGGCACAAGAGACAAAACCACAATTTGAAAAGCAAAACGACGGAACTATAAAAGCTACTTACTTTTATTCTAACGGAGCCGTTTCACAAGTAGGAACATTTAATCAAGATAATGAAAGACATGGTGAGTGGATTTCATATAACCTTGAAGGACAAAAAAGCGCTCAAGCCGAATATCAAAATGGTGAAAAAGCTGGAAAATGGTTTTTCTGGAATGATGAAAAACTTACAGAAGTAGATTATAGTAACAATGCTATCGTGTCAGTTAACACATGGGTAAACAAAAACCCAGTGGCTACCAACAGACCATAG
- a CDS encoding TetR family transcriptional regulator C-terminal domain-containing protein, with the protein MATAKKTTAKKTATKKEITRHDVITAYMDYVLEHEKTPKSVYKFAKDNNISEAEFYNFFGNFDGLRKDIWNTFFTMTMDVAHKNEEYAHFSNREKMLTFFYTFFELLTLNRSYVLFTLKENQHMMNKMEQLKGLRKHVKGFAKELIQERNENKTNILLERSETIYSEGAWVQMLFLIKFWMDDDSAGFEKTDMAIEKSVNTIFDVFDNTPLDAVLDFGKFLWKERMA; encoded by the coding sequence ATGGCAACGGCAAAGAAAACCACAGCAAAAAAGACCGCTACAAAGAAGGAAATCACTCGTCACGATGTGATTACTGCTTACATGGATTATGTTCTTGAGCATGAAAAAACACCTAAGAGCGTTTACAAATTTGCTAAAGACAACAACATCTCAGAAGCAGAATTTTATAACTTCTTCGGTAATTTTGATGGTTTGCGTAAAGATATCTGGAATACTTTCTTCACCATGACTATGGACGTAGCTCATAAAAATGAAGAATATGCACATTTTTCAAATCGTGAAAAAATGCTCACGTTTTTCTATACTTTCTTTGAATTACTCACCTTAAATAGGAGTTATGTGCTTTTTACTCTTAAAGAGAATCAGCACATGATGAATAAGATGGAGCAATTAAAAGGATTGCGCAAGCATGTAAAAGGTTTTGCTAAAGAACTGATACAAGAGCGTAATGAAAACAAAACCAATATTTTACTAGAACGCAGTGAGACTATTTATAGCGAAGGTGCTTGGGTACAAATGTTATTTTTAATAAAATTTTGGATGGATGATGATAGTGCCGGATTTGAAAAGACAGATATGGCGATTGAGAAATCTGTAAACACCATATTTGATGTTTTCGATAATACTCCATTAGATGCTGTTTTAGACTTCGGTAAGTTTTTGTGGAAAGAGCGCATGGCATAA
- a CDS encoding ABC1 kinase family protein has product MKTLDKIPTSKIGRTTELVKTGAKIGANYIKYYSKKAVNPSMDRSSLDEDNATDIYDGLKSLKGSALKVAQMLSMDKSLLPGAYVEKFSLAQFSVPPLSAPLVRKTFKKYQGAFPEEIYDTFSKDSVNAASIGQVHKATKDGKELAVKIQYPGVAESIGSDLAMVKPIAIKMFNLKGEDSKRYFAEVEDKLTEETDYELEVKQSVAITEACSHIPNLKFPTYYPELSSKRIITMDWMTGQHLSEFAKTEFSADTGNKLGQTLWDFYMFQMHGLKAVHADPHPGNFLISKNEELIAIDFGCIKEIVDEFYQPYFELAVPASINNPEIFKAKLFELEILRTDDSEKEITYFSALFHEMLSLFTKPFQEKTFDFSDSAFWDEISSLSEKYSNDKELRKMNGNRGSKHFLYINRTFFGLYNLLHDLKATVNTHEYVKYLEEKGFKNHSAL; this is encoded by the coding sequence ATGAAAACACTAGATAAAATACCTACCAGTAAAATAGGCCGTACCACAGAGCTAGTGAAAACTGGCGCTAAAATCGGTGCTAATTATATCAAGTATTATTCTAAAAAAGCAGTGAATCCATCCATGGATCGTTCATCGCTAGATGAGGATAATGCTACCGATATTTATGATGGGTTGAAAAGCTTAAAAGGTAGTGCGCTTAAAGTAGCGCAAATGCTTTCTATGGATAAGAGTTTGTTGCCTGGTGCTTATGTTGAGAAATTCAGTCTTGCCCAGTTTAGTGTGCCTCCACTAAGTGCACCACTTGTGCGCAAGACTTTCAAGAAATATCAAGGTGCTTTTCCTGAAGAAATATATGATACCTTCTCAAAAGATTCTGTAAATGCAGCAAGCATAGGTCAGGTTCACAAAGCAACTAAGGATGGTAAAGAACTAGCCGTAAAAATTCAATATCCTGGCGTGGCAGAGTCTATAGGTAGTGACCTTGCCATGGTAAAACCTATTGCGATAAAAATGTTTAACCTTAAAGGTGAAGATTCAAAACGTTACTTTGCTGAGGTAGAAGATAAATTAACTGAAGAGACTGATTACGAACTTGAGGTAAAACAAAGTGTAGCAATCACTGAGGCTTGCTCTCATATCCCAAATTTAAAATTCCCCACCTACTATCCAGAGCTTTCCAGCAAGCGTATTATCACAATGGACTGGATGACTGGACAGCATTTAAGTGAGTTTGCAAAAACAGAATTCTCTGCAGATACTGGTAATAAGCTAGGACAAACGCTTTGGGACTTTTATATGTTTCAAATGCACGGTTTAAAAGCTGTTCATGCAGATCCACATCCTGGGAATTTTTTGATTTCTAAAAATGAAGAACTAATCGCGATCGATTTTGGCTGTATTAAAGAAATTGTTGACGAATTCTACCAGCCTTACTTTGAACTGGCTGTTCCAGCTAGTATTAACAATCCAGAGATTTTTAAGGCAAAGTTGTTTGAATTAGAAATTCTGAGAACTGATGATAGTGAGAAAGAAATCACGTATTTCAGTGCCTTATTTCACGAGATGTTGAGTCTGTTTACAAAGCCATTCCAAGAAAAGACCTTTGACTTCTCAGATAGCGCTTTCTGGGATGAGATTTCTTCTCTAAGTGAAAAATATAGTAACGATAAGGAATTACGTAAAATGAACGGTAACCGCGGTAGCAAGCATTTCTTGTACATTAACCGTACGTTCTTCGGACTTTATAATCTCTTACACGATTTAAAAGCAACAGTGAATACTCATGAATACGTGAAGTATCTTGAAGAGAAAGGATTTAAGAATCATAGTGCGTTATAG
- a CDS encoding metal-dependent hydrolase family protein yields the protein MKFKLSLILFFAVLFSMAQDSMTYIHAGHLLDTKKGNWQDQMTITVKNDRVLKVEKGFKDVPEDGTYIDLKDKWVMPGFTDMHVHMETEYNPHAYVAKYVDDPADVAYSSVQYAEITLLSGFTTVRDLGGSGINISLRDAINSGKVPGPRIFTAGKSIATTGGHADPTNGSNQKLMGDPGPREGVANSPAEGREAVRHRYKNGADCIKITATGGVLSVAKNGSNPQFTVEEIKAITETAADYGFHVAAHAHGDEGMRRAVLGGVKTIEHGTYMSEETMDLMKKMDCYLVPTITAGKEVAEKAEVDGFYPAIVVPKARTVGPQIQGTFGRAYKRGVPIVFGTDAGVFAHGKNAKEFGYMHEAGMPIMEAIQSATITPAIILKEENNIGQVQQGFYADIIAVSENPEENVATLEVMSFVMKDGVVYKK from the coding sequence ATGAAATTCAAACTATCTCTTATTCTATTTTTTGCAGTATTGTTCTCCATGGCACAAGACAGTATGACCTATATCCATGCAGGTCACTTGCTCGATACTAAAAAAGGGAATTGGCAAGACCAAATGACCATTACGGTTAAGAATGATCGTGTCTTAAAAGTTGAAAAGGGATTCAAAGATGTCCCAGAAGATGGTACCTATATAGACCTAAAAGATAAATGGGTCATGCCTGGTTTTACAGACATGCATGTGCACATGGAGACAGAATATAATCCGCATGCTTATGTGGCAAAATATGTAGATGACCCAGCAGATGTTGCTTACAGCTCCGTTCAATATGCAGAGATTACTTTACTATCTGGATTTACAACTGTTAGAGATCTAGGAGGTAGCGGTATCAATATATCTTTAAGAGATGCTATTAACTCTGGTAAGGTTCCAGGACCTAGAATATTTACTGCTGGAAAATCTATTGCCACAACTGGTGGACACGCAGATCCTACTAATGGTAGCAATCAGAAGTTGATGGGCGATCCAGGACCACGTGAAGGAGTCGCAAACTCACCGGCCGAAGGTCGTGAAGCAGTAAGACATCGCTATAAAAATGGAGCAGACTGTATTAAAATCACTGCTACTGGTGGAGTGTTAAGTGTGGCAAAAAACGGCAGCAATCCACAATTTACTGTAGAGGAAATAAAAGCGATTACTGAAACTGCTGCAGATTATGGTTTTCACGTGGCGGCACATGCTCATGGAGATGAAGGAATGCGTCGCGCTGTTTTAGGTGGTGTGAAAACTATTGAGCACGGAACGTATATGAGCGAAGAAACCATGGATTTAATGAAGAAAATGGACTGTTACCTAGTTCCTACTATCACTGCAGGAAAAGAAGTTGCTGAAAAAGCTGAAGTAGATGGATTCTATCCAGCTATAGTAGTCCCTAAAGCCAGAACTGTAGGTCCACAAATTCAAGGCACATTTGGTCGTGCTTATAAACGTGGTGTTCCTATTGTTTTTGGGACTGACGCAGGAGTTTTTGCACACGGTAAAAACGCAAAGGAATTTGGTTATATGCATGAGGCTGGAATGCCTATCATGGAAGCTATTCAAAGTGCTACCATCACTCCAGCTATTATATTAAAAGAAGAAAACAACATAGGTCAAGTCCAACAAGGTTTCTATGCAGACATCATTGCTGTCTCAGAAAACCCTGAAGAAAATGTAGCAACTCTAGAAGTGATGAGTTTTGTTATGAAGGATGGAGTGGTTTATAAGAAATGA
- a CDS encoding SH3 domain-containing protein — MRAKYYLLFIVVLLLHAFAKAYTLTSYDKECIYVIARNGLNMRDAAGPQGNIIEKLPYGTKLDWSPPSSTDKKVYVIDDGEKIEGYWVKVWRSVPYQELKGNPEGYVFSAYLDYHLKEIPERSLYLYNRFSIQEEQSQTYFESSYHIDKDTYNYSAYIDCYPWYDEHFGYHSASNNSKEMYISQPADTLKSFIKLELVDYNKVIKQKKKTDFDLDYSFQPELLPINKNESEHNFLKRYYLPLKNGDSLEIKAHTGEYPHCVEYIGELKKQNKYLVVADFEGLEYAWINQLTGERINGAFPKVSPNNRYGVSHEIVYYEDGAQIGISWLDANLKATKSLYINFQSWIVSSSLDDSFWISDNEIILMVHPIDNTIQEVEMDEPMEPQWHYLKLTIL, encoded by the coding sequence ATGAGAGCAAAATATTATTTACTTTTTATAGTGGTTCTTTTATTACACGCTTTCGCGAAAGCGTATACCTTAACATCCTACGATAAAGAATGTATATACGTCATTGCTAGAAATGGCCTGAACATGCGCGATGCTGCTGGACCGCAAGGTAATATTATTGAAAAACTCCCATATGGTACTAAGCTAGACTGGTCACCGCCTAGTTCAACTGACAAGAAGGTTTATGTCATAGACGATGGAGAGAAAATAGAAGGTTACTGGGTGAAAGTATGGCGCAGTGTACCTTATCAAGAACTTAAGGGCAATCCCGAAGGTTATGTTTTTAGTGCATATTTAGACTATCATCTTAAAGAAATCCCTGAACGCTCATTGTATTTATACAACCGTTTCTCGATTCAAGAAGAACAATCTCAAACCTATTTTGAATCTTCTTATCATATAGATAAAGATACCTACAACTATTCTGCTTATATAGATTGCTATCCATGGTATGATGAGCATTTTGGCTATCATTCTGCAAGTAATAACAGTAAAGAAATGTACATCTCGCAACCAGCAGATACGCTGAAAAGTTTCATTAAACTTGAATTGGTGGACTATAATAAAGTCATAAAACAAAAGAAGAAAACAGATTTTGATTTGGATTACAGCTTTCAACCAGAGTTGTTGCCCATAAACAAAAATGAAAGCGAACATAATTTTCTAAAGCGCTATTATTTACCACTTAAAAATGGCGATTCTTTGGAGATAAAAGCACACACTGGAGAATATCCGCATTGTGTGGAATATATAGGCGAACTTAAAAAACAGAACAAATATCTCGTTGTTGCAGATTTTGAAGGTTTAGAATATGCTTGGATTAATCAATTAACAGGTGAACGTATCAATGGAGCTTTTCCTAAAGTTTCTCCTAATAATAGATATGGAGTAAGCCACGAGATAGTTTACTACGAAGATGGTGCTCAAATAGGAATCAGTTGGCTAGATGCAAATTTAAAAGCAACTAAAAGCCTTTATATAAACTTTCAATCATGGATCGTGAGTTCAAGTCTTGATGATTCTTTCTGGATATCAGATAATGAAATTATTTTAATGGTACATCCTATTGATAATACTATTCAAGAGGTTGAAATGGATGAGCCTATGGAGCCACAATGGCATTATTTAAAATTGACTATTCTGTAG
- a CDS encoding DegT/DnrJ/EryC1/StrS family aminotransferase produces the protein MRKIQMVDLKGQYEKIKDQVNNGVMNVIESTAFINGPEVHSFQKELEDYLGVKHVIPCANGTDALQIAMMGLGLQSGDEVITTDFTFAATVEVIALLNLTPVLVDVNPFDFNIDTEAIKKAITSKTKAIVPVHLFGLAANMDEIMAIANEHGLYVIEDNAQGIGANYMHSDGSKSKTGTIGHVGTTSFFPSKNLGCYGDGGAIFTNDDDLAHTIRGVVNHGMYERYHHDVVGVNSRLDSMQATVLRAKLPHLDSYNNARRDAARKYTAAFASNEKIITPLVCDSCDCHVFHQYTLVIKDANRDELVKHLQANDIPCGVYYPIPLHLQKAYADERYNEDDFKVTNQLVKECISLPMHTELDDEQIKFITDKVLEFVNR, from the coding sequence ATGCGTAAAATTCAGATGGTTGACCTGAAAGGTCAGTACGAAAAAATAAAAGATCAAGTTAATAATGGCGTGATGAACGTCATAGAATCCACAGCTTTCATTAATGGACCTGAGGTTCACTCTTTTCAAAAAGAACTCGAAGATTATTTAGGTGTAAAACATGTAATACCATGTGCAAATGGAACTGATGCTTTACAGATTGCTATGATGGGATTAGGGTTGCAATCTGGTGATGAAGTTATTACCACAGATTTTACCTTTGCGGCAACGGTAGAAGTAATCGCTTTACTTAATTTAACTCCAGTGCTGGTTGATGTGAATCCATTTGATTTTAATATCGATACTGAAGCAATTAAAAAGGCCATTACTTCTAAAACTAAAGCCATTGTTCCAGTACACTTATTTGGACTTGCGGCTAATATGGATGAAATTATGGCTATCGCAAATGAGCACGGCCTATATGTGATAGAAGATAATGCACAAGGTATAGGTGCTAATTATATGCATAGTGATGGTTCTAAGTCTAAAACGGGTACTATAGGACATGTAGGAACAACTTCTTTTTTTCCTTCTAAAAACTTAGGATGTTATGGTGATGGTGGTGCGATTTTTACAAATGATGATGATCTAGCTCATACCATAAGAGGTGTTGTAAATCACGGTATGTATGAGCGTTACCACCATGACGTGGTAGGTGTAAATTCTAGGTTAGACTCCATGCAGGCAACTGTTTTAAGAGCAAAATTACCGCATTTAGACTCTTATAATAATGCCCGTAGAGATGCTGCTAGAAAATACACAGCAGCCTTTGCGAGTAACGAGAAAATTATCACACCATTAGTTTGTGATAGTTGCGACTGTCACGTTTTTCATCAATACACTTTAGTGATTAAAGATGCAAACCGGGACGAATTAGTAAAGCATTTACAAGCAAATGATATCCCATGTGGCGTCTATTACCCTATTCCATTACACCTGCAAAAAGCATATGCTGATGAGCGCTATAATGAAGATGATTTTAAAGTAACTAACCAACTCGTCAAGGAATGTATCTCTTTGCCTATGCACACTGAGCTGGATGATGAGCAAATTAAGTTTATAACAGATAAGGTATTAGAGTTTGTTAATAGGTAA
- a CDS encoding 3-deoxy-D-manno-octulosonic acid transferase: MKLLYDSLITVTNALLPVAGVFNKKLHQGCKGRARTWDILNQSIKKTIPKIWVHAASLGEYEQIVPVLEKLNRENYQIVLTFFSPSGYENKKNTQLADTVCYLPMDTIANVSKFMDIVAPSLVIMVKYEFWPNYLRALHKRDIKTVLVSGVFRENMTFNKWYGSWMTKYLKAIDHFFLQNEDSFKKLSHLGFNNASVSGDTRFDRASQLIERDNRLDFLDQFVDHKKCLVIGSSWPEDILVLQKWLRENYESGDCKVIIAPHEIEPIKIEALIQQLDDEPILWSSLKRNQKTLTLKSVAHLQQSNILIIDTIGLLTKAYSYATIAYVGGAMGTSGLHNILEAATYGVPVIIGKNYEKFPEAGKLEDLGGLFSVSSPNEFMEIMDQLLTDDYLCDKTGMICGHWINSNTGATREVLNYLKQIDEKLVIS, from the coding sequence TTGAAATTATTATACGACAGTCTTATCACCGTTACTAATGCTCTATTACCAGTCGCTGGAGTTTTTAACAAAAAACTTCATCAAGGCTGCAAAGGTCGAGCGCGCACCTGGGATATCCTGAATCAAAGTATTAAAAAAACAATTCCTAAAATATGGGTACATGCGGCTAGTCTAGGTGAATATGAGCAAATTGTTCCTGTTTTAGAAAAATTAAATAGAGAAAACTATCAAATAGTCCTAACATTCTTTTCTCCAAGTGGTTATGAAAACAAGAAAAACACACAACTAGCAGATACCGTTTGTTATCTTCCTATGGACACTATTGCAAATGTTTCTAAATTTATGGACATTGTAGCGCCTTCACTTGTGATTATGGTAAAGTATGAATTCTGGCCTAATTACTTAAGAGCACTACACAAACGCGATATAAAAACTGTTTTAGTTAGTGGTGTTTTTAGAGAAAATATGACTTTCAATAAATGGTACGGTAGCTGGATGACAAAGTACCTTAAAGCAATTGATCATTTCTTTTTACAAAACGAGGACTCATTTAAAAAACTATCGCACCTAGGTTTTAACAATGCCAGCGTTAGTGGCGACACTCGTTTTGATCGAGCAAGTCAATTAATTGAGCGTGACAACCGTTTAGACTTTTTAGATCAATTTGTAGATCATAAAAAATGCCTAGTAATAGGTAGTAGCTGGCCAGAAGATATTTTAGTTCTACAAAAATGGTTGAGAGAGAATTATGAATCTGGTGATTGCAAAGTAATTATCGCGCCACACGAGATAGAGCCTATTAAAATTGAAGCGCTCATACAACAATTAGATGACGAACCCATTTTGTGGTCTTCTCTAAAACGTAATCAAAAGACATTGACTCTTAAAAGTGTTGCTCATCTACAGCAAAGTAATATTTTAATCATAGACACCATTGGATTATTAACTAAGGCTTATAGCTATGCCACTATAGCATATGTAGGCGGTGCAATGGGCACTAGCGGCTTGCATAACATACTAGAAGCCGCGACATATGGCGTACCAGTAATTATAGGCAAGAATTATGAGAAGTTTCCTGAGGCAGGAAAGTTAGAAGATTTAGGCGGTTTATTTTCGGTTTCCAGTCCTAACGAATTTATGGAAATTATGGATCAACTACTCACAGACGATTATTTGTGTGATAAAACTGGAATGATTTGTGGACACTGGATCAACAGTAATACAGGTGCTACTCGAGAAGTGCTTAACTATTTAAAACAAATTGATGAAAAACTGGTTATTTCTTAG
- a CDS encoding carboxypeptidase-like regulatory domain-containing protein: MKNWLFLSIIICSLVATSQDITIKDSTTKKGVPFATISFGNGKGTFADDDGVFRFTRKLYKDVDSLYISSIGYQDLTIAADLVSKEILIAQEADQLEAVMLSAKLNGKFKKKKQKPIAHDNYFNCWLPTVESEIAVRFDRIDHQPTRISQLQFPIVKEESQVSKKGKLRAFSTMIRIMFYDVENGQPSYRSFYPSMTYVITEKSDDIIEIDIDHLNINIPQAGIFAAIQILGYTTPDGKLIKAKKYREIQTVRGLQKFQLPIDLYYHLPMN, translated from the coding sequence ATGAAAAACTGGTTATTTCTTAGTATAATAATATGTTCTTTAGTAGCTACTAGTCAAGACATTACCATTAAAGATTCTACTACTAAAAAAGGTGTTCCATTTGCTACCATTAGTTTTGGTAATGGTAAGGGAACATTTGCAGATGATGATGGAGTCTTCAGGTTCACAAGGAAACTCTATAAAGATGTTGATTCGCTTTATATTTCATCTATTGGGTATCAAGACTTAACTATTGCTGCTGATTTGGTGAGTAAAGAAATATTAATTGCACAAGAAGCAGATCAATTAGAAGCCGTGATGCTGAGCGCAAAACTCAACGGTAAGTTCAAAAAGAAGAAACAGAAACCTATAGCGCATGATAATTATTTCAACTGTTGGTTACCAACTGTAGAGTCAGAAATAGCCGTACGCTTTGATAGAATAGATCATCAACCTACACGCATCTCACAACTACAATTTCCTATTGTAAAAGAAGAAAGTCAAGTTAGTAAAAAGGGAAAATTAAGAGCCTTTTCTACTATGATTAGAATCATGTTTTATGATGTAGAAAATGGTCAACCATCATATCGTTCCTTCTATCCTAGTATGACCTATGTCATCACTGAAAAATCAGATGATATTATTGAGATTGATATTGATCATTTAAATATCAATATTCCCCAAGCAGGAATCTTTGCCGCTATCCAGATCTTAGGTTATACTACACCAGATGGTAAATTAATTAAGGCAAAGAAATACAGAGAAATACAAACTGTACGTGGACTACAAAAATTTCAACTACCTATCGACCTTTATTACCATTTACCAATGAATTAG
- a CDS encoding DUF2461 domain-containing protein: protein MSFYKLYDFLRDLQKNNSKDWMDENRKRYHEIRDWYIQWLDELNVELARIDDDYNDTPGRKAINRINNNLMFHPNKPVYKDHLGAGMDLSSHGKQGDFYIHLGTQESFIAGGFYKPKKKILDSLRDAIDYNGADYKRILNKKSFKETFYVINDGDSLKTAPKGYSQDHEHIDLLRLKTFAVQHDLTQKEVLANDFKAKCIKVYKEMKPFRAYLNKAITV from the coding sequence ATGAGCTTTTATAAACTATATGACTTCCTGCGGGACTTACAGAAAAATAATTCAAAAGACTGGATGGATGAGAACAGAAAGCGTTATCACGAGATACGCGACTGGTATATTCAATGGTTAGATGAATTAAATGTTGAACTAGCGAGAATTGATGATGATTATAATGACACGCCTGGTCGTAAAGCAATTAATCGTATCAATAATAATTTAATGTTTCACCCCAATAAGCCTGTTTACAAGGATCATCTTGGGGCAGGAATGGATCTTTCTTCACATGGGAAACAAGGTGATTTCTATATACATTTAGGAACTCAAGAGTCTTTTATCGCTGGTGGATTTTATAAACCTAAAAAGAAAATTTTAGACTCGTTAAGAGATGCTATAGATTATAATGGTGCTGATTATAAAAGGATACTTAATAAAAAGTCCTTTAAAGAAACGTTTTATGTCATTAATGATGGAGATTCATTAAAAACTGCACCTAAAGGATATTCTCAAGATCACGAGCATATCGATTTATTGCGTTTAAAAACGTTTGCAGTTCAACATGATTTAACACAAAAAGAAGTCCTAGCAAACGATTTTAAAGCAAAATGCATCAAGGTGTACAAAGAAATGAAACCCTTTAGAGCCTATCTTAATAAAGCGATTACGGTTTAA
- a CDS encoding LexA family transcriptional regulator yields MAQEISIEAQRFKKVREELGKTQSEFAELLGAGSTTADIERGKKKITGKIVTELLRQFHINPLWLYGSSYNKHLETTASTTPKIISLDTNDRENMIMVPIKASAGYASNVLDTDWYQDLPAFNIPLPQYKEGSFRAFQVRGDSMLPVLQPAEWVMGKSVESVRQANDNRIHVVVTADTVVVKKLRKSEISDLVNLISLNRDYPVIEQPISEIKELWEVNSKLSFDLDVHEGEEAMISLKQGLDSLRDEIAQLKK; encoded by the coding sequence ATGGCACAAGAGATATCTATAGAAGCACAACGCTTTAAAAAAGTAAGAGAAGAGTTAGGGAAAACCCAATCAGAGTTTGCAGAACTGCTAGGTGCAGGAAGCACTACTGCAGATATAGAAAGAGGTAAAAAGAAAATAACCGGTAAAATCGTGACAGAACTTTTGCGTCAGTTTCATATTAACCCATTGTGGTTATATGGTAGTAGTTATAATAAACACCTTGAAACTACAGCAAGCACAACTCCTAAAATTATAAGTTTGGATACTAATGATCGTGAAAACATGATCATGGTTCCTATAAAGGCTAGTGCTGGATATGCAAGTAATGTGTTAGATACTGACTGGTATCAAGATTTACCTGCCTTCAATATTCCTTTACCTCAATATAAGGAAGGTAGCTTTAGAGCTTTTCAAGTACGTGGTGATAGTATGTTACCAGTCTTACAACCAGCTGAATGGGTAATGGGTAAATCTGTTGAAAGTGTAAGGCAAGCAAATGATAACCGCATACATGTTGTCGTTACCGCAGACACTGTAGTTGTTAAAAAATTACGTAAATCAGAAATTAGTGATTTAGTAAATCTTATTTCTTTAAATCGTGATTATCCTGTTATTGAGCAACCTATTTCTGAAATCAAAGAGCTTTGGGAAGTCAATTCAAAGTTGAGCTTTGATCTAGATGTTCATGAAGGAGAAGAGGCTATGATTTCCTTAAAACAAGGCTTGGATAGTTTGCGTGATGAGATCGCACAACTCAAAAAATAA
- a CDS encoding SOS response-associated peptidase, which produces MCGRATIITPQEQLEKRFNAVFKKNVQLSENVNISAGEQLPVITSDAPGEIQLFTYGFTPHWAHKQTYMLNARSEGSHNVENEMNYKGTLGIFNKPMFRHAIKSQRCLILVDAFIEGPKQEKLNKPYLVYPNRDRGPFAIAGIHDSWQHPLTGEIYHTVAMVTTTANRLISRIGHHRSPVVLSKEDEQRWIQPDLKTAEISKLMRPFDSKGFNAYPISQKIKKPDANGLELLKPTGEKLFKDYDRCLYERLKYAEDHTFTIRKERLVEGDQFILF; this is translated from the coding sequence ATGTGTGGAAGAGCAACTATAATAACACCGCAAGAGCAATTAGAAAAGCGCTTTAATGCTGTCTTTAAAAAAAATGTTCAGTTATCAGAGAATGTAAACATATCTGCTGGTGAGCAACTTCCTGTAATTACAAGTGATGCGCCTGGCGAGATTCAATTATTTACATATGGTTTTACACCACACTGGGCACATAAGCAAACTTATATGTTAAATGCGCGTAGTGAAGGTAGTCACAATGTAGAAAATGAGATGAACTACAAGGGTACATTAGGTATATTTAATAAGCCCATGTTTAGACACGCAATTAAGTCTCAACGTTGTTTAATATTAGTTGATGCTTTTATTGAAGGACCAAAGCAAGAGAAATTAAATAAACCTTATCTGGTATACCCTAATCGAGATCGCGGTCCATTTGCTATTGCTGGTATACATGATTCGTGGCAGCATCCACTTACTGGTGAAATTTATCATACCGTTGCGATGGTTACAACAACTGCAAATAGATTAATAAGTCGCATAGGTCATCACAGATCTCCTGTAGTTTTAAGTAAAGAAGATGAGCAGCGCTGGATACAGCCTGACTTAAAGACTGCAGAGATTTCAAAACTCATGAGACCTTTTGATTCTAAAGGATTCAACGCTTATCCTATCTCTCAAAAAATTAAAAAACCAGATGCTAATGGTCTTGAATTATTAAAACCTACCGGTGAAAAATTATTTAAAGATTATGATCGCTGCCTATATGAGCGTCTCAAATATGCAGAAGACCACACCTTTACTATTAGAAAAGAGCGTCTAGTTGAAGGAGACCAATTCATACTTTTTTAA